From the genome of Geobacter sp. SVR, one region includes:
- a CDS encoding B12-binding domain-containing radical SAM protein, with translation MKVLLISTNRSVLPMAVMPAGACIVAEAAERAGHCVRLLDLMFAGQPGPAVREAVETFRPDIVGLSVRNIDNNDMEDTVCFKDDLLSCLHAVRSRTEAPIVLGGAALGIMPEQLLRLTGALCAVTGVGETVFPLLLERLHNKRGFSDISGIACIKDGNFRRTSPDPGDFTGPCPAPDYRRWLNLSAYRSQQATVPIQTRTGCPFQCVYCSYPLIEGRRCSFRSPAGVAKAVARLSGQGLRDIEFVDSVFNASPEHAMNICRELAAIRHGARLQCLEINPLNFDDALAGAMERAGFTGMGITVESASDTVLLRMRKGFTSREVHHAAEVVRRHDIPCAWIFLLGGPGETRDTLRETLAFAEQRIRPGDVAFFNTGIRIYPGTELESIARREGVLSQPAADMLSPVFYLSPRIDRHWIRQELGRSLAGHMNFINMATLGLSCLPAINRTGSALGLRPPLWRFTRFIRRGLRLAGMDV, from the coding sequence ATGAAGGTTCTCCTGATCAGCACCAATCGCAGCGTACTTCCGATGGCGGTAATGCCGGCCGGCGCCTGCATCGTGGCGGAAGCTGCCGAGCGTGCCGGGCACTGCGTGCGCCTGCTGGATCTGATGTTCGCCGGACAGCCCGGACCGGCCGTACGGGAGGCGGTCGAGACTTTCCGGCCGGACATCGTCGGTCTGTCGGTGCGCAACATCGACAACAACGACATGGAGGACACGGTCTGTTTCAAGGACGATCTTCTGAGCTGCCTGCACGCCGTGCGCAGCCGGACCGAAGCCCCGATCGTGCTGGGAGGAGCGGCCCTGGGCATCATGCCCGAGCAGTTGCTGCGCCTGACCGGCGCACTGTGCGCCGTGACCGGGGTGGGCGAAACTGTTTTCCCGCTGCTCCTGGAGAGACTGCACAACAAGCGCGGATTCAGCGACATATCCGGCATCGCCTGCATCAAGGATGGAAATTTCCGCCGTACTTCCCCGGACCCAGGGGACTTTACCGGTCCCTGTCCGGCACCGGACTACCGGCGCTGGCTGAATCTCTCCGCCTACCGCTCGCAGCAGGCCACGGTACCGATCCAGACCCGGACCGGCTGCCCGTTTCAGTGTGTCTACTGCAGCTATCCCCTGATCGAAGGCCGCCGCTGCAGTTTCCGCTCGCCGGCCGGGGTGGCCAAAGCGGTCGCCCGCTTGTCCGGCCAGGGACTCAGGGATATCGAGTTCGTGGACAGCGTTTTCAACGCCTCTCCCGAGCATGCCATGAACATCTGCCGCGAACTGGCCGCCATCAGGCACGGCGCCCGCCTTCAATGCCTGGAGATCAATCCGCTCAATTTCGATGATGCCCTGGCAGGGGCCATGGAACGGGCAGGGTTCACCGGCATGGGCATCACCGTGGAAAGCGCCAGCGACACAGTGCTCCTCCGCATGAGAAAAGGTTTCACCAGCCGTGAGGTGCACCATGCGGCCGAAGTGGTGCGGCGGCACGACATCCCCTGCGCCTGGATCTTCCTGCTGGGAGGACCGGGCGAAACCAGGGACACGCTCCGGGAGACCCTGGCCTTTGCGGAGCAACGGATCCGCCCCGGTGACGTAGCCTTCTTCAACACCGGCATCCGCATCTATCCCGGCACGGAACTGGAATCCATCGCCCGGCGGGAGGGGGTGCTGAGTCAGCCTGCGGCGGATATGCTCTCTCCCGTATTCTACCTGTCCCCCCGCATCGACAGGCACTGGATCAGACAGGAGCTGGGGCGCTCCCTGGCAGGCCATATGAACTTCATCAACATGGCGACTCTGGGGCTCTCCTGCCTGCCGGCCATCAACCGGACGGGCTCCGCACTGGGGCTGCGTCCGCCGCTCTGGAGATTCACCCGCTTCATCAGGCGCGGACTGAGACTGGCCGGGATGGACGTATAA
- a CDS encoding methyltransferase domain-containing protein, which yields MPIIPVRHTEPELLDLPLQEYSPEELEGTLADIRLVNRYLGDITAVIKHLSVMAGAAAGSPLRVLDLATGSADIPAAIVDWARVRSLPIRITAIDYNPRTVEVARQRIGDYPEIELAVADALSLPFPEKSFDIVLCSKTIHHFTEGQVVRLLQEVSRVATRGYIVMDLRRSWIPYLLIRLLTRIFTGNRLTRYDGPLSVLRSFTVNELTSLAEAAGLSGFRVSPEPFWRIVLAGEVR from the coding sequence ATGCCGATCATACCTGTCAGACATACCGAACCGGAATTGCTCGACCTGCCGCTCCAGGAGTACTCGCCCGAGGAGCTGGAAGGGACGCTGGCGGACATACGCCTCGTCAACCGGTATCTGGGGGATATCACTGCGGTCATAAAGCACCTGTCGGTCATGGCCGGCGCTGCGGCGGGCAGTCCGCTGAGGGTGCTCGATCTGGCCACCGGATCGGCCGACATTCCGGCGGCCATAGTCGATTGGGCGCGCGTGCGGTCGCTTCCGATCCGGATCACCGCCATTGACTACAACCCCCGTACGGTGGAGGTGGCCCGGCAGAGGATCGGCGATTATCCGGAAATAGAGCTGGCCGTGGCCGATGCGCTCAGCCTGCCGTTTCCCGAAAAAAGCTTCGATATCGTGCTGTGCAGCAAGACGATCCACCATTTCACCGAAGGCCAGGTTGTCCGGCTGCTGCAGGAGGTCTCCCGGGTGGCGACACGCGGCTATATCGTCATGGACCTGCGGCGGAGCTGGATCCCCTATCTTTTGATCCGGCTGCTGACCAGGATCTTCACCGGGAACCGGCTGACCCGTTACGACGGTCCGCTCTCGGTGCTGCGCTCGTTTACTGTCAATGAGCTTACCTCGTTGGCCGAAGCGGCCGGGCTTTCCGGATTCAGGGTTTCGCCGGAGCCGTTCTGGCGGATCGTACTGGCGGGGGAGGTCCGGTGA
- a CDS encoding U32 family peptidase, producing MKLSVATNFEPDLLDALAGFPVAELFGKLPADPVGGGRASFMLSPLSVRAFRDHVRSAAQRGIGFNYLINPACMDNREYTRQGQADLERLLELVVECGVSSVTVSLPFLLSIVKKRYPALTVRVGVYARVDCVVKARFWEDLGADCITLESIAVNRDFAMLEAIRRSVGLELQLIANSNCLMFCPLSGHHMVNLSHASQSRHASRGFMIDYCALNCSSQKLADPSHYLRSEFIRPEDLGIYRALGYDSFKILERGAPTPIMAERVRAYSRGSFDGNLLDLIQPYGYKARTRGKGNSGMFLKYFFRPGTVDLAGLLRLKKLAEKRGLLAPVSGDPVYIDNRQLDGFLAGMQEIDCRSRDCTACGYCAAWSARAVRVDERYRTELLALYAETFDQMHSGGLWGIGRKRTS from the coding sequence GTGAAACTGTCGGTTGCCACCAATTTCGAGCCCGACCTGCTGGATGCCCTCGCGGGTTTCCCGGTGGCGGAGCTGTTCGGCAAACTGCCAGCCGACCCTGTCGGAGGGGGGCGGGCATCCTTCATGCTGTCGCCGCTGTCTGTCAGGGCGTTCCGGGACCATGTCCGCAGTGCCGCGCAGCGGGGAATCGGATTCAACTACCTGATCAACCCGGCCTGCATGGACAACCGCGAATACACCCGACAGGGGCAGGCCGATCTGGAGCGGCTGCTGGAACTGGTGGTGGAGTGCGGCGTGTCGTCGGTCACGGTTTCGTTGCCGTTTTTGCTGTCGATCGTCAAGAAGCGCTATCCGGCCCTCACGGTCCGGGTTGGCGTGTATGCGCGGGTGGATTGCGTGGTCAAGGCGCGCTTCTGGGAGGATCTCGGCGCCGACTGCATCACCCTCGAATCCATTGCCGTCAACCGGGACTTCGCCATGCTGGAGGCGATCCGCAGGAGTGTCGGACTGGAGCTGCAACTGATCGCGAATTCCAACTGCCTGATGTTCTGTCCCCTGTCGGGCCACCACATGGTCAACCTGTCGCATGCCTCCCAGAGCAGGCATGCCAGCCGCGGATTCATGATCGACTACTGCGCTCTGAACTGTTCCTCCCAAAAGCTGGCAGACCCTTCCCACTACCTCCGTTCCGAATTCATCCGTCCCGAAGACCTGGGGATATACCGCGCGCTGGGATACGACTCCTTCAAGATCCTGGAACGGGGGGCGCCGACCCCGATCATGGCGGAACGGGTCCGGGCCTATAGCCGCGGCAGCTTCGACGGTAATCTGCTGGATCTGATCCAGCCCTATGGATACAAGGCACGTACCCGTGGAAAGGGAAATTCCGGGATGTTTCTGAAGTATTTCTTCCGGCCCGGCACCGTCGATCTTGCGGGGCTTCTGAGGCTCAAGAAACTGGCCGAAAAGCGCGGCCTGCTGGCACCTGTTTCCGGGGACCCGGTCTATATCGACAACCGGCAGCTGGACGGTTTTCTGGCCGGCATGCAGGAGATCGACTGCCGTTCACGCGACTGCACGGCTTGCGGCTATTGCGCGGCCTGGAGCGCCAGAGCGGTCCGGGTGGACGAGCGATACCGGACCGAATTGCTGGCCCTCTACGCAGAGACCTTCGACCAGATGCATTCAGGGGGACTGTGGGGCATCGGCCGGAAAAGGACATCCTGA
- a CDS encoding DUF2147 domain-containing protein, with product MNASQAIVRGTVAAWLLLASAPVQAAGAGTILGEWYTEGDESRVEIYECGAELCGRIVWLKTPNYSDSKDGPIGTPILDSRNPDPSLRERPVNGLRIMQGFRQEEEATWGGGTVYDPKSGRTYRGTIRMARPDRLELRGYVGIPLFGRTSEWRR from the coding sequence ATGAACGCATCGCAAGCGATCGTACGCGGAACTGTGGCTGCCTGGCTGCTTCTGGCATCCGCCCCTGTCCAGGCTGCCGGGGCCGGGACGATCCTGGGCGAATGGTATACCGAAGGGGATGAGTCCAGGGTTGAGATCTACGAGTGCGGAGCAGAATTGTGCGGCAGAATCGTCTGGCTCAAAACCCCCAATTATAGCGACAGCAAGGATGGTCCGATCGGCACCCCCATTCTCGACAGCCGCAATCCTGATCCGTCACTCAGGGAGCGGCCGGTCAACGGCTTGAGGATAATGCAGGGGTTCAGGCAGGAGGAAGAGGCTACCTGGGGGGGCGGCACCGTCTACGATCCCAAGAGCGGCCGAACCTACCGCGGCACGATCCGGATGGCCCGGCCCGATCGCCTGGAGCTGCGGGGCTATGTCGGCATACCGCTGTTCGGACGCACATCGGAATGGAGGCGGTGA